The following proteins are co-located in the Silene latifolia isolate original U9 population chromosome 1, ASM4854445v1, whole genome shotgun sequence genome:
- the LOC141609093 gene encoding E2F transcription factor-like E2FE isoform X1, with translation MASDNGSTHHTYSRKQKSLGLLCSNFLRLYNRDGVDSICLDDAANKLEVERRRIYDIVNVLESIGMLTRKAKNQYTWKGYKAIPMALASLKEEGLKENFVSSEPRSRVKVLDFDVDADAFPDTGSQSDASNPNGASKPDSRKEKSLGILTQNFVKLFVCSNVELISLDAAAKFLIGDGLNAVVMRNNAAKVRRLYDIANVLSSMLLIEKTHQTESRKPAWRWLGYRERIENTPCRLPLSPEPKNRTFGTDLTNISFKRTKVDYPVGEAANHMKLQVKTENVDNETACSKQDPKSSSRSCRYGPFAPVTIAKVGVAEQKNKYGRDLESLATCYRPQYHNQAVRDLFEHYAEAWKTWYSEVAGRTSVEQVS, from the exons ATGGCGTCAGATAATGGATCAACCCATCACACTTACAGCAGAAAGCAGAAATCTTTGGGTCTTCTTTGTTCTAA TTTTTTGAGGTTGTATAACCGAGACGGTGTCGATTCTATTTGTCTTGATGATGCTGCCAATAAATTAG AGGTTGAGAGAAGAAGGATCTATGATATTGTCAATGTCTTGGAAAGTATTGGG ATGCTAACAAGGAAAGCAAAAAATCAATACACATGGAAGGGTTACAAAGCAATTCCCATGGCTCTAGCCTCGCTAAAG GAAGAGGGTTTGAaggagaattttgtttcttcaGAACCAAGAAGTAGAGTTAAG GTTCTGGACTTTGACGTTGATGCAGATGCATTCCCGGATACCGGTAGTCAGTCAGATGCATCAAACCCTAATGGTGCTTCTAAGCCTG ATAGTAGAAAGGAAAAGTCTCTGGGGATTCTGACACAGAACTTTGTCAAGCTGTTTGTTTGTTCTAAC GTCGAGCTGATCTCACTCGATGCAGCAGCAAAGTTCTTGATTGGAGATGGCCTTAATGCAGTCGTGATGCGAA ATAATGCAGCTAAAGTAAGACGGTTGTATGACATTGCCAACGTTCTATCCTCCATGCTACTTATTGAAAAG ACGCATCAAACAGAGAGCAGGAAGCCAGCATGGAGATGGTTGGGTTATCGTGAAAGAATCGAAAATACTCCGTGCCGTCTTCCTTTATCCCCTGAACCTAAGAATAGGACATTTGGGACTGACTTGACTAACATTAGTTTTAAGAGGACTAAGGTGGATTACCCAGTTGGAGAAGCGGCAAATCATATGAAACTCCAAGTGAAAACAGAGAATGTTGACAATGAAACAGCCTGCTCAAAGCAAGACCCAAAATCAAGCTCTAGGAGCTGTCGTTATGGACCCTTTGCCCCTGTGACTATTGCCAAAGTAGGAGTTGCTGAACAGAAAAACAAGTATGGCCGTGACTTGGAAAGTCTTGCCACCTGTTATCGCCCTCAATATCACAATCAAG CTGTGAGAGACCTCTTTGAACATTATGCTGAAGCATGGAAAACTTGGTACTCTGAAGTAGCAGGAAGAACATCAGTAGAGCAGGTTTCTTGA
- the LOC141609072 gene encoding pentatricopeptide repeat-containing protein At1g74900, mitochondrial, which yields MQVLKRPLGFHIHHLSTASTTISTPTPNSIATLVLTTTNPTDLTQTLHKPTQWSWSPTLINQTLKHLWNHGPKALLFFTILDRHPTYSHSLSSYHLALDISARLRRFSDVWILLDRLRHRRLGPTPLTFSILLERYVSAGKPDKAIDIFLSMHKHFSSNQFSHDLACFNNMLDILCKAKRVHKAVDFMRVFKGRFKPDVISYNIIANGWCQVRRVNKALAVFKEMVDRGIDPTLTTYNVILKGYFRAGMVNEAWLFFKEMRRRNCQPDVVTYTSLIHGFGVAGEVARSRRLFAEMLDHGVLPNVATYNALIQVLCKKDSVENAIGVYEDMMRKGYVPNGVTYNLLIRGLCHHGEMGKAEEFIGIMRKDGCDPNVQTFNLLIRYYCEAGEIEKGLELFGKMGLEECLPNLDTYNVLISSMFVRKKSEDLVVAGRLLVEMVDRGFLPTRFNFNRVLNGLLVTGNQGFAREILRLQSKCGLLPRHFRL from the coding sequence ATGCAGGTCCTGAAACGACCACTAGGTTTCCACATCCACCACTTGAGCACCGCATCAACCACCATCAGCACCCCAACCCCAAACAGCATAGCTACCTTAGTTCTAACCACAACAAACCCAACCGACCTAACCCAAACCCTCCACAAACCAACCCAATGGTCATGGTCACCTACCTTAATCAACCAAACCCTGAAACACCTCTGGAACCATGGTCCCAAAGCCCTCTTATTCTTCACCATCTTAGACCGCCACCCCACTTACTCTCACTCCCTCTCCTCTTACCATCTCGCCCTCGACATCTCCGCCCGTCTCCGCCGCTTCTCCGATGTCTGGATCCTCCTTGACCGCCTCCGCCACCGCCGCCTTGGTCCCACTCCCCTCACCTTCTCCATCCTTCTTGAACGTTACGTTTCCGCCGGTAAACCCGATAAAGCTATTGATATCTTCTTGTCAATGCATAAACATTTTAGTAGTAATCAATTTTCTCATGATTTGGCTTGTTTCAATAATATGCTTGATATTTTGTGTAAGGCCAAACGGGTTCACAAAGCTGTTGATTTCATGAGGGTTTTTAAGGGGAGGTTTAAGCCTGATGTCATTTCTTATAATATTATTGCTAATGGTTGGTGTCAGGTTAGGAGGGTTAATAAGGCCTTGGCCGTCTTTAAGGAAATGGTTGATAGGGGTATTGACCCGACTTTGACTACTTATAATGTCATTTTGAAAGGCTATTTTAGAGCGGGGATGGTTAACGAGGCGTGGCTGTTTTTTAAGGAGATGAGGAGGAGGAACTGTCAGCCTGACGTCGTTACTTATACTAGTTTGATTCATGGGTTTGGGGTTGCGGGGGAGGTTGCCAGGTCCAGGAGGTTGTTTGCTGAGATGCTGGATCATGGGGTTTTGCCTAATGTGGCTACTTATAACGCTTTGATTCAAGTTTTGTGTAAAAAGGATAGTGTTGAGAATGCGATTGGGGTGTATGAGGATATGATGAGGAAAGGGTATGTTCCCAATGGGGTCACGTATAATTTGTTGATTAGAGGGTTGTGTCATCATGGGGAGATGGGTAAGGCCGAGGAGTTTATTGGAATTATGAGAAAGGATGGTTGTGACCCCAATGTGCAGACGTTTAATCTATTGATCAGGTATTATTGTGAGGCGGGGGAGATTGAGAAGGGGTTGGAATTGTTTGGCAAGATGGGGTTGGAGGAATGCTTGCCAAATTTGGATACGTATAATGTTTTGATTAGTTCTATGTTTGTGAGGAAGAAGTCGGAGGATTTGGTGGTTGCTGGTAGGTTATTGGTTGAGATGGTAGACAGAGGGTTTCTGCCAACACGGTTTAACTTTAATCGGGTATTGAATGGCCTTCTAGTGACGGGTAACCAAGGTTTCGCCAGAGAGATTCTGAGATTGCAGAGTAAATGTGGTCTGCTGCCTAGGCACTTCAGGTTATGA
- the LOC141609093 gene encoding E2F transcription factor-like E2FE isoform X2, with translation MASDNGSTHHTYSRKQKSLGLLCSNFLRLYNRDGVDSICLDDAANKLEVERRRIYDIVNVLESIGMLTRKAKNQYTWKGYKAIPMALASLKEEGLKENFVSSEPRSRVKVLDFDVDADAFPDTGSQSDASNPNGASKPDSRKEKSLGILTQNFVKLFVCSNVELISLDAAAKFLIGDGLNAVVMRTKVRRLYDIANVLSSMLLIEKTHQTESRKPAWRWLGYRERIENTPCRLPLSPEPKNRTFGTDLTNISFKRTKVDYPVGEAANHMKLQVKTENVDNETACSKQDPKSSSRSCRYGPFAPVTIAKVGVAEQKNKYGRDLESLATCYRPQYHNQAVRDLFEHYAEAWKTWYSEVAGRTSVEQVS, from the exons ATGGCGTCAGATAATGGATCAACCCATCACACTTACAGCAGAAAGCAGAAATCTTTGGGTCTTCTTTGTTCTAA TTTTTTGAGGTTGTATAACCGAGACGGTGTCGATTCTATTTGTCTTGATGATGCTGCCAATAAATTAG AGGTTGAGAGAAGAAGGATCTATGATATTGTCAATGTCTTGGAAAGTATTGGG ATGCTAACAAGGAAAGCAAAAAATCAATACACATGGAAGGGTTACAAAGCAATTCCCATGGCTCTAGCCTCGCTAAAG GAAGAGGGTTTGAaggagaattttgtttcttcaGAACCAAGAAGTAGAGTTAAG GTTCTGGACTTTGACGTTGATGCAGATGCATTCCCGGATACCGGTAGTCAGTCAGATGCATCAAACCCTAATGGTGCTTCTAAGCCTG ATAGTAGAAAGGAAAAGTCTCTGGGGATTCTGACACAGAACTTTGTCAAGCTGTTTGTTTGTTCTAAC GTCGAGCTGATCTCACTCGATGCAGCAGCAAAGTTCTTGATTGGAGATGGCCTTAATGCAGTCGTGATGCGAA CTAAAGTAAGACGGTTGTATGACATTGCCAACGTTCTATCCTCCATGCTACTTATTGAAAAG ACGCATCAAACAGAGAGCAGGAAGCCAGCATGGAGATGGTTGGGTTATCGTGAAAGAATCGAAAATACTCCGTGCCGTCTTCCTTTATCCCCTGAACCTAAGAATAGGACATTTGGGACTGACTTGACTAACATTAGTTTTAAGAGGACTAAGGTGGATTACCCAGTTGGAGAAGCGGCAAATCATATGAAACTCCAAGTGAAAACAGAGAATGTTGACAATGAAACAGCCTGCTCAAAGCAAGACCCAAAATCAAGCTCTAGGAGCTGTCGTTATGGACCCTTTGCCCCTGTGACTATTGCCAAAGTAGGAGTTGCTGAACAGAAAAACAAGTATGGCCGTGACTTGGAAAGTCTTGCCACCTGTTATCGCCCTCAATATCACAATCAAG CTGTGAGAGACCTCTTTGAACATTATGCTGAAGCATGGAAAACTTGGTACTCTGAAGTAGCAGGAAGAACATCAGTAGAGCAGGTTTCTTGA
- the LOC141609093 gene encoding E2F transcription factor-like E2FE isoform X4, which translates to MLTRKAKNQYTWKGYKAIPMALASLKEEGLKENFVSSEPRSRVKVLDFDVDADAFPDTGSQSDASNPNGASKPDSRKEKSLGILTQNFVKLFVCSNVELISLDAAAKFLIGDGLNAVVMRTKVRRLYDIANVLSSMLLIEKTHQTESRKPAWRWLGYRERIENTPCRLPLSPEPKNRTFGTDLTNISFKRTKVDYPVGEAANHMKLQVKTENVDNETACSKQDPKSSSRSCRYGPFAPVTIAKVGVAEQKNKYGRDLESLATCYRPQYHNQAVRDLFEHYAEAWKTWYSEVAGRTSVEQVS; encoded by the exons ATGCTAACAAGGAAAGCAAAAAATCAATACACATGGAAGGGTTACAAAGCAATTCCCATGGCTCTAGCCTCGCTAAAG GAAGAGGGTTTGAaggagaattttgtttcttcaGAACCAAGAAGTAGAGTTAAG GTTCTGGACTTTGACGTTGATGCAGATGCATTCCCGGATACCGGTAGTCAGTCAGATGCATCAAACCCTAATGGTGCTTCTAAGCCTG ATAGTAGAAAGGAAAAGTCTCTGGGGATTCTGACACAGAACTTTGTCAAGCTGTTTGTTTGTTCTAAC GTCGAGCTGATCTCACTCGATGCAGCAGCAAAGTTCTTGATTGGAGATGGCCTTAATGCAGTCGTGATGCGAA CTAAAGTAAGACGGTTGTATGACATTGCCAACGTTCTATCCTCCATGCTACTTATTGAAAAG ACGCATCAAACAGAGAGCAGGAAGCCAGCATGGAGATGGTTGGGTTATCGTGAAAGAATCGAAAATACTCCGTGCCGTCTTCCTTTATCCCCTGAACCTAAGAATAGGACATTTGGGACTGACTTGACTAACATTAGTTTTAAGAGGACTAAGGTGGATTACCCAGTTGGAGAAGCGGCAAATCATATGAAACTCCAAGTGAAAACAGAGAATGTTGACAATGAAACAGCCTGCTCAAAGCAAGACCCAAAATCAAGCTCTAGGAGCTGTCGTTATGGACCCTTTGCCCCTGTGACTATTGCCAAAGTAGGAGTTGCTGAACAGAAAAACAAGTATGGCCGTGACTTGGAAAGTCTTGCCACCTGTTATCGCCCTCAATATCACAATCAAG CTGTGAGAGACCTCTTTGAACATTATGCTGAAGCATGGAAAACTTGGTACTCTGAAGTAGCAGGAAGAACATCAGTAGAGCAGGTTTCTTGA
- the LOC141609093 gene encoding E2F transcription factor-like E2FE isoform X3, with product MLTRKAKNQYTWKGYKAIPMALASLKEEGLKENFVSSEPRSRVKVLDFDVDADAFPDTGSQSDASNPNGASKPDSRKEKSLGILTQNFVKLFVCSNVELISLDAAAKFLIGDGLNAVVMRNNAAKVRRLYDIANVLSSMLLIEKTHQTESRKPAWRWLGYRERIENTPCRLPLSPEPKNRTFGTDLTNISFKRTKVDYPVGEAANHMKLQVKTENVDNETACSKQDPKSSSRSCRYGPFAPVTIAKVGVAEQKNKYGRDLESLATCYRPQYHNQAVRDLFEHYAEAWKTWYSEVAGRTSVEQVS from the exons ATGCTAACAAGGAAAGCAAAAAATCAATACACATGGAAGGGTTACAAAGCAATTCCCATGGCTCTAGCCTCGCTAAAG GAAGAGGGTTTGAaggagaattttgtttcttcaGAACCAAGAAGTAGAGTTAAG GTTCTGGACTTTGACGTTGATGCAGATGCATTCCCGGATACCGGTAGTCAGTCAGATGCATCAAACCCTAATGGTGCTTCTAAGCCTG ATAGTAGAAAGGAAAAGTCTCTGGGGATTCTGACACAGAACTTTGTCAAGCTGTTTGTTTGTTCTAAC GTCGAGCTGATCTCACTCGATGCAGCAGCAAAGTTCTTGATTGGAGATGGCCTTAATGCAGTCGTGATGCGAA ATAATGCAGCTAAAGTAAGACGGTTGTATGACATTGCCAACGTTCTATCCTCCATGCTACTTATTGAAAAG ACGCATCAAACAGAGAGCAGGAAGCCAGCATGGAGATGGTTGGGTTATCGTGAAAGAATCGAAAATACTCCGTGCCGTCTTCCTTTATCCCCTGAACCTAAGAATAGGACATTTGGGACTGACTTGACTAACATTAGTTTTAAGAGGACTAAGGTGGATTACCCAGTTGGAGAAGCGGCAAATCATATGAAACTCCAAGTGAAAACAGAGAATGTTGACAATGAAACAGCCTGCTCAAAGCAAGACCCAAAATCAAGCTCTAGGAGCTGTCGTTATGGACCCTTTGCCCCTGTGACTATTGCCAAAGTAGGAGTTGCTGAACAGAAAAACAAGTATGGCCGTGACTTGGAAAGTCTTGCCACCTGTTATCGCCCTCAATATCACAATCAAG CTGTGAGAGACCTCTTTGAACATTATGCTGAAGCATGGAAAACTTGGTACTCTGAAGTAGCAGGAAGAACATCAGTAGAGCAGGTTTCTTGA